The Carnobacterium sp. 17-4 genome has a window encoding:
- a CDS encoding FtsX-like permease family protein: MKKKALWKDIFKEMGKSKTRFLSIFAIITLGVAFFAGIKATGPDMIDTADHYYKETNLMDSKVLSTYGLNDDDKTLLESIEGADVTMSYSQDVILKDSSLVTKIMSYPLNEKVVQNNYVVASGRLPEKTGEIALDNNSKMTDAYTIGDTVTLSSESEDTNLEDTFATTTFEVVGFVDTPQYIENSSRGPSTVGKGTVDGFAIIPEEDFTSEFYTEAYLSFEQNDSLISYSAEYEDNVEEQIEQIEKLVEKRPEERLAEIRSEAKIEIDEGQAKIDDAKKQLADGQKQLEDAKATLDQGQADYNQGLAALETQTANAQATIDQKRQELETGKEELATNEANLQTAQAQLVEARANFESEKAAAEESLANGEAFVDNARAILAVPIESVPLENQTSITQAASAVDPSLGEAFTGYFAGIVPGSTVSDAVDGVAATFEENRAQLNAAEAELIANEQSVAQGLADIEAAKTTLANGEAQLADAQEQLNQEKANGQAELATALEKLESGRADYETALAEFEQESADAEKKISDGEAELADAKKELEELEMPEYYVLDRSTNPGYSEFSDNADRISAIAQVFPVFFFLIAALVCLTTMTRMVEEERLQIGTLKALGYSNLDISKKFLVYASVASILGTIIGLAIGYQLFPNVIFNAYGSMYNLPPVRITYYISYGVISFAVALLCTVMSAYLAVRVALQSTPSTLMRPKAPKVGKRILLERMPFIWSKLGFIQKVTARNLFRYKQRMLMTVLGVAGCTALILTGFGISDSISDVAGLQYGKIMKYDAIVALNTDTSDAEKAKYDEELAKQPAVQESLKVSQESYTVDVEGVNTQTVTVFVPETTENFENYVLLNDRSSGQTYSLPEEGTIISEKLADLIGVEKGDTLTLTDSDNNEVEVVINEIVENYTGHYVYMNKDYFETTFGKSPEYTTELLNYNEGNIDEEALGSSLTEQPSVLSVNFVNDVSKSFEETMGSLGIVTLVLIISAGLLAFVVLYNLTNINVSERERELSTIKVLGFFDKEVTMYIYRENIILTLMGIVVGSFLGVLLHSFVLDTAEVDLLMFSPTIQPLSYLYSGIITLIFSGIVMIAMHYKLKKVDMIEALKSVD; encoded by the coding sequence TTGAAGAAGAAAGCACTGTGGAAAGATATATTTAAAGAGATGGGAAAATCGAAAACACGATTTTTATCTATCTTTGCAATTATTACACTAGGAGTAGCTTTTTTTGCTGGTATTAAAGCAACCGGACCGGATATGATCGATACCGCGGATCATTATTATAAAGAGACAAATCTAATGGATTCCAAAGTGTTATCCACTTACGGACTTAATGATGATGACAAAACACTATTAGAAAGCATTGAAGGCGCAGATGTAACCATGAGCTACAGTCAAGATGTGATTTTAAAGGATAGCAGTTTGGTTACTAAAATCATGTCTTATCCTTTAAATGAAAAAGTTGTCCAAAATAACTATGTTGTAGCCTCAGGTCGTTTGCCAGAAAAAACTGGTGAAATTGCTTTAGATAACAACAGCAAAATGACGGATGCTTACACTATCGGTGATACAGTTACTCTTTCATCAGAAAGTGAAGACACCAATTTAGAAGATACCTTTGCAACGACAACATTTGAAGTGGTTGGTTTTGTGGACACACCACAATACATTGAAAATTCTTCAAGAGGACCAAGTACGGTTGGTAAAGGAACAGTAGATGGATTTGCTATTATTCCTGAAGAAGATTTCACATCAGAATTTTATACTGAAGCGTACTTATCCTTTGAACAAAATGATTCACTTATTTCTTATTCAGCAGAGTATGAGGATAATGTTGAGGAACAAATAGAGCAAATCGAAAAACTGGTTGAAAAAAGACCTGAAGAACGATTAGCTGAAATTCGTTCAGAAGCAAAAATTGAAATCGATGAGGGTCAAGCTAAAATTGATGATGCTAAAAAACAATTAGCTGATGGTCAAAAACAGTTAGAAGATGCCAAAGCTACATTGGATCAAGGTCAAGCAGATTACAACCAAGGGTTAGCTGCTTTAGAAACTCAAACTGCTAATGCTCAAGCTACTATTGATCAAAAGCGTCAAGAGCTAGAAACTGGAAAAGAAGAATTAGCTACAAATGAAGCGAACTTGCAAACAGCTCAAGCACAGCTCGTTGAAGCTCGGGCTAATTTTGAGTCAGAAAAGGCAGCAGCAGAAGAGTCTTTAGCTAACGGTGAAGCATTTGTTGACAATGCCAGAGCTATCTTAGCTGTCCCAATTGAAAGTGTGCCGCTTGAAAATCAAACGAGCATCACTCAAGCAGCAAGTGCTGTTGATCCTTCACTTGGAGAAGCCTTTACAGGTTATTTTGCTGGTATTGTTCCAGGTAGCACAGTTTCAGATGCAGTAGATGGAGTGGCAGCAACTTTTGAAGAAAATAGAGCACAATTAAATGCAGCAGAAGCAGAACTTATAGCCAATGAACAAAGCGTGGCTCAAGGTTTAGCTGATATCGAAGCTGCAAAAACAACGCTTGCTAATGGGGAAGCCCAGCTAGCAGATGCTCAAGAGCAATTAAATCAAGAAAAAGCGAACGGCCAGGCTGAATTAGCTACAGCTCTTGAAAAGTTAGAATCCGGAAGAGCTGATTATGAAACTGCATTAGCTGAATTTGAACAAGAGTCAGCAGATGCTGAAAAGAAAATTTCAGATGGCGAAGCAGAGCTAGCAGATGCTAAAAAAGAATTGGAAGAATTAGAGATGCCTGAATATTATGTACTAGATCGCTCAACAAATCCAGGATATAGCGAGTTTAGCGACAATGCAGACCGCATCTCAGCAATTGCACAAGTATTTCCAGTCTTCTTTTTCCTAATTGCTGCACTTGTTTGTTTAACCACTATGACTCGTATGGTAGAAGAAGAACGATTACAAATAGGAACCTTAAAAGCACTAGGGTATTCAAATTTGGATATTTCTAAGAAGTTTTTAGTTTACGCCTCAGTTGCCAGTATTCTGGGAACAATTATTGGTTTAGCTATTGGGTATCAATTATTCCCTAATGTCATCTTTAATGCTTATGGATCAATGTACAATTTGCCACCTGTTAGAATAACGTATTACATCAGTTATGGAGTAATTTCCTTTGCAGTAGCATTACTATGTACAGTGATGTCCGCGTATCTTGCAGTAAGAGTAGCTTTACAGAGTACACCATCTACGCTTATGCGCCCCAAAGCACCTAAAGTAGGGAAACGAATTTTGTTAGAACGCATGCCATTCATTTGGTCCAAACTTGGTTTTATCCAGAAAGTAACCGCTCGGAATCTTTTCCGATACAAACAACGCATGTTGATGACGGTTCTTGGAGTCGCGGGATGTACGGCATTAATTTTAACTGGATTTGGTATATCAGATTCAATTTCAGATGTAGCTGGTCTTCAATATGGCAAGATTATGAAATATGATGCAATTGTTGCCTTAAATACGGATACGAGTGACGCTGAAAAAGCTAAATATGATGAAGAATTAGCAAAACAACCTGCTGTTCAAGAATCTTTAAAAGTTAGTCAAGAAAGTTATACAGTGGATGTGGAAGGGGTCAATACACAAACCGTAACGGTATTTGTACCAGAAACGACTGAAAACTTTGAAAACTATGTTCTCCTAAATGACCGTTCTTCTGGTCAAACATATTCCTTACCTGAAGAAGGTACTATTATCAGTGAAAAGTTAGCTGATTTAATAGGCGTCGAAAAAGGGGACACCTTGACTTTAACTGATTCAGACAATAATGAAGTAGAAGTCGTTATAAATGAAATTGTCGAAAACTACACTGGTCATTATGTATACATGAATAAAGATTATTTTGAAACTACTTTTGGAAAATCACCAGAGTATACAACAGAACTATTAAATTACAATGAAGGAAACATCGATGAAGAAGCTTTAGGTTCTTCTCTAACTGAGCAGCCAAGTGTATTATCGGTTAATTTTGTTAATGACGTTAGTAAATCATTTGAAGAAACAATGGGTAGTTTAGGAATCGTTACACTGGTATTGATTATTTCAGCTGGCTTATTGGCTTTCGTAGTGTTGTACAACCTAACCAATATCAACGTTTCTGAACGCGAGCGAGAATTATCGACCATCAAAGTATTAGGATTCTTCGATAAAGAAGTTACCATGTATATTTATCGTGAAAATATTATTCTTACTTTAATGGGAATTGTTGTTGGCTCATTTTTAGGAGTTTTGCTACACAGTTTTGTATTAGATACTGCAGAAGTCGATCTCTTAATGTTTAGTCCAACCATTCAACCACTGAGTTATCTTTACTCAGGGATCATTACTCTAATTTTCTCCGGAATCGTTATGATTGCGATGCATTACAAACTCAAAAAAGTCGATATGATCGAAGCCCTAAAATCAGTAGATTAA
- a CDS encoding ABC transporter ATP-binding protein has product MSFVEIKNEFKRYKMGETVIAANDGISFEIEQGEFAVIVGPSGAGKSTVLNILGGMDTADEGQILVDGTDIAKFNTKQLTQYRRDDVGFVFQFYNLVPNLTAIENVELASEISSKALDAKKVLEDVGLGHRLDNFPAQLSGGEQQRVAIARALAKQPKLLLCDEPTGALDYETGKQVLKILQDTCKNTGTTVIVITHNKAIAPMANRMIEINNAKVRSVTMNENPMSVADIEW; this is encoded by the coding sequence ATGTCTTTTGTAGAGATAAAAAATGAATTCAAACGCTATAAAATGGGCGAAACAGTTATTGCCGCAAATGATGGCATCTCTTTTGAAATTGAACAAGGAGAATTTGCAGTGATTGTTGGACCAAGTGGTGCAGGAAAATCAACAGTTCTGAATATTTTAGGCGGAATGGATACGGCAGATGAAGGTCAGATCCTTGTGGACGGCACAGACATTGCCAAATTCAATACAAAACAACTTACGCAATACCGTCGAGATGATGTAGGATTTGTTTTTCAATTTTATAACTTAGTGCCAAATTTGACGGCTATTGAAAATGTGGAGTTGGCATCTGAGATTTCCAGCAAAGCATTGGATGCCAAAAAAGTGTTAGAAGATGTTGGTTTAGGCCATCGGTTAGATAATTTTCCAGCACAACTATCAGGTGGGGAACAACAACGAGTTGCTATTGCTAGAGCTTTAGCAAAACAGCCTAAACTTCTTTTATGTGATGAGCCAACTGGAGCATTAGATTATGAAACTGGAAAACAAGTATTGAAAATATTGCAAGATACTTGTAAAAACACAGGGACAACAGTTATTGTCATTACACATAATAAAGCAATTGCTCCAATGGCTAATCGAATGATTGAAATAAACAATGCAAAAGTACGTAGTGTGACCATGAATGAAAACCCTATGTCCGTAGCTGACATCGAATGGTAA
- a CDS encoding MerR family DNA-binding transcriptional regulator, translating into MEYTVNALSRLTGVSKRTLRYYDENQKKTFVPF; encoded by the coding sequence GTGGAATACACAGTAAATGCTCTGAGCCGACTTACTGGAGTAAGCAAACGAACCCTTCGGTATTATGATGAAAACCAAAAAAAGACGTTCGTTCCTTTTTAG
- a CDS encoding amino acid permease encodes MNYLRKKPLETTERPSNLKRELKTMDLILLGLGAIVGTGIFVITGTAAALTAGPALILSFIIAAFSCTLSALCYAEFASRIPVSGGAYSYAYTVFGELIGWLIGWLMICEYLLANASVASGWSGYMNGFLDGLGLGLPVALRSSYNAETGAYVDLIAVLITFVVTYVVIQGAKKALRLNNIMVFIKFGLIALFIGVGVFYVKPENWTPFAPFGLNGVVSGAAVVFFAFLGFDAVSTAAEETKNPRRDVPRGIIGSLGIATILYIIVTLVLTGIVPYAQLDIKDPVAFAIRFIGQDFIAGIISVGAILTLLTVLISMTYGLGRLVYAIGRDGLLPKKLSQVDPKTKSPKNATQVVGVVSAVLAGVVPLNKLAELTNIVTLLIFVIIAIGIIKLRKDFGEPKEGEFKVPFVPIFPIVSVIVCVYLMLQLSLSIWIAFLIWLTIGVVIYFIYGYKHSELNQK; translated from the coding sequence ATGAATTACCTTAGAAAGAAACCATTAGAAACAACTGAAAGGCCATCTAATTTAAAAAGAGAATTAAAAACTATGGATTTAATCTTATTAGGTTTGGGAGCAATTGTTGGGACGGGTATTTTTGTGATTACTGGAACAGCTGCTGCATTAACAGCTGGACCGGCATTGATTTTATCCTTTATTATTGCGGCTTTTTCTTGTACTTTATCCGCTTTATGTTATGCAGAATTTGCTTCTCGTATTCCAGTTTCAGGAGGAGCTTATTCTTATGCCTATACTGTTTTTGGTGAATTGATTGGCTGGTTGATCGGTTGGCTAATGATTTGTGAGTATCTACTGGCAAATGCTTCTGTAGCTTCAGGTTGGTCAGGATATATGAACGGATTTTTAGATGGTCTTGGTCTAGGATTACCCGTTGCATTACGTTCTTCTTATAATGCAGAGACCGGGGCTTATGTGGATTTAATTGCTGTATTGATTACATTCGTTGTAACGTATGTTGTGATCCAAGGTGCTAAAAAAGCATTACGTTTAAACAATATTATGGTATTTATAAAATTTGGTTTAATTGCTTTATTTATTGGAGTAGGTGTTTTTTATGTTAAACCAGAAAATTGGACGCCATTTGCTCCCTTCGGATTAAATGGTGTCGTCTCAGGAGCGGCTGTCGTTTTCTTTGCTTTCTTAGGTTTTGACGCAGTGAGTACTGCTGCGGAAGAAACAAAGAATCCGCGTAGAGATGTTCCAAGAGGAATTATCGGTTCACTTGGGATTGCAACGATATTGTATATCATAGTGACACTTGTATTGACCGGAATCGTTCCTTACGCACAGTTAGACATCAAAGATCCAGTAGCGTTTGCCATACGGTTTATCGGACAAGATTTCATTGCCGGTATTATCTCTGTAGGAGCAATCTTAACATTGTTAACGGTACTCATTTCGATGACTTATGGATTAGGACGTTTGGTCTATGCTATTGGAAGAGATGGTTTACTTCCTAAAAAATTGAGTCAAGTTGATCCGAAGACAAAAAGTCCTAAAAATGCCACACAAGTAGTTGGTGTGGTTTCAGCAGTATTAGCTGGGGTAGTTCCACTAAATAAATTAGCAGAACTAACTAATATCGTAACCTTATTGATTTTTGTGATTATTGCGATAGGAATTATTAAATTACGCAAAGACTTTGGAGAACCAAAAGAAGGCGAATTTAAAGTACCTTTTGTACCCATTTTTCCGATTGTTTCTGTAATCGTGTGTGTTTACTTGATGCTTCAATTATCATTATCTATTTGGATCGCGTTCCTTATTTGGTTAACTATTGGAGTGGTTATCTACTTTATTTATGGTTACAAACACAGCGAACTCAACCAAAAGTAA
- a CDS encoding GRP family sugar transporter — protein MEILIALIPAIAWGSIGLVSNKLGGNSYQQTVGMSAGAVLFAIGVYFIYQPAIDMKIILVGLLSGALWSLGQMQQFQSMKFIGVSNTLPISTGLQLIVNTLAGVLLFREWTSTRDIILGIIAIIVLIFGVTFTTVSDTKESKDDSKGQKKFGARALLFSTLGYGLYTITINAAGVDAMAVILPQAVGMLVGSLLFSMKQEIKSQYTLRNILTGLLWALGNVFMLISMEKIGLAISFSLSQTGIIISTLGSIWFLGETKTKREFRYILLGCILVIVGGVLLGYVKS, from the coding sequence ATGGAAATTTTAATTGCACTAATACCTGCCATAGCATGGGGTAGCATAGGATTAGTGAGCAATAAATTAGGCGGAAACTCATATCAACAAACAGTAGGAATGTCAGCTGGAGCCGTTCTTTTTGCAATAGGCGTTTATTTTATTTATCAACCAGCAATTGATATGAAAATTATTTTAGTTGGATTGTTGTCAGGAGCATTATGGTCATTAGGACAAATGCAACAATTCCAAAGTATGAAGTTTATCGGTGTATCCAATACATTGCCTATCTCAACAGGATTACAATTGATTGTCAATACACTCGCGGGAGTACTGTTGTTTAGAGAATGGACAAGTACTAGAGATATTATTCTGGGAATTATTGCTATTATTGTTTTGATTTTTGGTGTAACATTTACGACTGTCTCAGATACGAAAGAATCAAAAGATGATTCTAAAGGACAAAAAAAATTTGGAGCAAGAGCATTACTTTTTTCTACACTTGGATATGGATTATATACAATAACCATTAATGCTGCTGGAGTCGATGCAATGGCTGTTATTTTACCACAAGCTGTAGGTATGCTAGTTGGTTCACTCTTGTTCTCAATGAAGCAAGAGATAAAGAGCCAGTACACACTGCGTAATATTTTGACAGGTTTGTTATGGGCGTTAGGAAATGTCTTCATGTTGATTTCAATGGAAAAAATTGGTTTGGCTATTAGTTTCTCACTTTCACAAACAGGGATCATCATTTCAACGTTAGGAAGTATTTGGTTCTTAGGAGAAACGAAAACAAAAAGAGAATTCCGCTATATCTTACTTGGCTGTATTTTAGTTATTGTTGGCGGTGTGCTATTAGGTTACGTTAAATCCTAA
- a CDS encoding NAD(P)/FAD-dependent oxidoreductase, giving the protein MTTYDVLVVGGGTSGMMAAISAAEHGAKVAVIEKNSSLGRKLLVTGGGRCNVTNNRDKEEIIAHIPGNGRFLYSAFYQYDNYDIMDFFRSNGVTLKEEDHGRMFPITDKSRTILEALIGIMDRLEVDIYTEAPVETLLFDEGKVTGVQLQDGRNIEASCVIVSTGGKAMPRTGSTGDGYKWAKKAGHTITPLYPTESPILSDEPFIKDTTLQGLSLRDVALSVLNKKNKTVVTHQMDMIFTHFGISGPAVLRCSMFVHQTMKRDKTEEVTMSLDALPNVSKGELTQQIQKLIKNDGDKSAKNALKGLVPERYLLFAFARAGLDENAPLKQAAPDKITQFIEFIKDFRFTANGTQPIEKAFVTGGGIHTKEVNPKTMESKFTQGLFFTGEILDYNGYTGGYNITGAFITGRIAGMHAAELALSK; this is encoded by the coding sequence ATGACAACATATGATGTATTAGTAGTTGGTGGAGGAACCAGTGGCATGATGGCTGCTATCTCCGCAGCAGAACATGGCGCAAAAGTAGCAGTAATCGAAAAAAACAGCTCTCTTGGACGTAAATTACTTGTTACTGGTGGTGGACGGTGCAACGTTACCAACAATCGAGATAAAGAAGAAATCATTGCACACATCCCTGGAAACGGGCGCTTTTTATACAGCGCTTTTTATCAATACGATAATTATGATATTATGGATTTTTTTAGATCAAATGGTGTTACCTTAAAAGAAGAAGATCACGGAAGAATGTTCCCTATTACAGATAAATCAAGAACAATTTTAGAAGCTTTAATCGGCATCATGGATCGGTTAGAAGTAGACATCTATACAGAAGCACCTGTAGAAACTTTACTATTTGATGAAGGAAAAGTAACTGGGGTCCAATTGCAAGATGGTCGTAACATAGAAGCTAGTTGTGTGATCGTCTCAACAGGTGGTAAAGCTATGCCAAGAACTGGCTCAACCGGTGATGGGTATAAATGGGCAAAAAAAGCGGGTCATACCATTACTCCACTTTACCCTACAGAATCACCCATTCTTTCTGATGAACCATTTATCAAAGATACGACTTTACAAGGTCTTTCTTTAAGAGATGTTGCGCTCAGTGTGTTAAATAAAAAAAATAAAACAGTCGTCACTCATCAAATGGATATGATTTTTACTCACTTTGGTATTTCAGGTCCAGCAGTCCTACGTTGCTCTATGTTTGTTCATCAAACGATGAAACGCGATAAAACAGAGGAAGTTACCATGAGTCTAGACGCCCTTCCCAATGTATCAAAAGGTGAATTAACGCAACAAATTCAGAAATTGATAAAAAATGATGGCGATAAAAGTGCAAAAAATGCTTTGAAAGGTCTTGTACCTGAACGCTATTTACTATTTGCATTTGCTCGAGCTGGTTTGGACGAAAATGCTCCATTAAAACAAGCTGCACCAGATAAAATCACTCAGTTTATTGAGTTCATTAAAGATTTCCGATTTACAGCCAATGGTACTCAGCCCATTGAAAAAGCCTTTGTTACTGGAGGCGGAATCCATACGAAAGAAGTAAATCCAAAAACGATGGAAAGCAAATTTACTCAGGGTCTCTTCTTCACAGGTGAAATATTGGATTACAATGGTTATACAGGTGGCTATAATATTACGGGTGCTTTTATCACTGGTCGGATTGCAGGTATGCATGCTGCTGAACTGGCTTTATCAAAGTGA
- a CDS encoding 5' nucleotidase, NT5C type: MKKKIAIDMDQVIADMEISFIELFKKEYQVSFESIEEYLQENPNFDLVTTIKELYPIINTYAFFRNIPVMKDSQMVLRELAEEYELYIATAAMDVPKTFTAKYEWLQEHFDFIDPQHYIFCGDKSIVHTDYLIDDSIRQLERFSGTGILFVNSLNETEDRYIRANNWKDIRDYFLSINA, translated from the coding sequence ATGAAAAAGAAAATTGCGATTGATATGGATCAAGTTATTGCGGATATGGAAATAAGTTTTATTGAATTATTCAAAAAGGAATATCAAGTTTCTTTTGAGTCTATTGAAGAGTATTTACAAGAAAATCCAAACTTTGATTTAGTTACAACGATTAAAGAACTTTATCCCATCATCAATACGTATGCCTTTTTCAGGAATATTCCAGTCATGAAAGATAGCCAAATGGTCTTACGCGAATTGGCCGAAGAGTATGAGTTGTATATTGCAACAGCTGCTATGGATGTACCTAAAACATTCACTGCTAAGTATGAATGGCTACAAGAACATTTTGATTTCATTGATCCTCAGCATTATATTTTTTGCGGCGATAAGAGTATCGTTCATACAGATTATTTGATTGATGATTCTATTCGTCAATTAGAACGCTTTTCTGGAACAGGCATCCTGTTTGTCAATTCATTAAATGAAACCGAAGATCGTTACATTCGTGCGAATAATTGGAAAGATATTCGCGATTATTTTTTATCTATAAATGCTTAA
- a CDS encoding NADPH-dependent FMN reductase, whose product MKIVGISGSTVGTKTKTAMNYVETNLKEKYSEVEFELIDLAEYEMVFSDGRNYWEYEGDTKYVSGKIMAADALIIGTPTFQASIPASLKNVFDLLPVNAFRDKVVSMVGTAGTPKHFLMLEQQLKPILSYMKATIIPTYVFIEEKDFYRNKIINEDVIFRIERLVEDTIMFNDVFEEMRKKKDEEYDF is encoded by the coding sequence ATGAAAATAGTAGGTATTTCGGGATCGACTGTAGGAACGAAAACAAAAACAGCAATGAATTATGTAGAAACTAATTTAAAAGAAAAGTATTCAGAGGTAGAGTTTGAATTAATCGATCTAGCAGAGTATGAAATGGTTTTTAGTGATGGAAGAAACTATTGGGAATATGAAGGAGATACAAAATACGTTTCTGGAAAAATTATGGCTGCAGATGCTCTTATTATTGGAACGCCGACTTTTCAAGCATCTATTCCAGCTTCTTTAAAAAACGTATTTGATCTATTGCCGGTTAATGCATTTCGCGATAAAGTAGTGAGTATGGTGGGTACTGCAGGAACGCCCAAACATTTTCTAATGCTGGAACAACAGTTAAAACCCATATTATCTTATATGAAAGCGACGATTATTCCAACCTATGTATTTATTGAAGAAAAAGATTTTTATAGAAATAAAATCATCAATGAAGATGTTATTTTCCGGATTGAACGATTGGTTGAAGATACAATTATGTTCAATGATGTATTTGAAGAAATGCGTAAAAAGAAAGATGAAGAATACGACTTTTAA
- a CDS encoding LLM class flavin-dependent oxidoreductase, whose protein sequence is MKEYRIDETKGMEFGLYSLGDHMGNPHTGKMISAEQRIENFIEAAKLSEQAGLDVFALGESHQEHFTSQAHTVILGAIAQATSKIKIASSSTVLSVSDPVRVYEDFATLDLISHGRAEIVAGRGSRLGAYSLLGYDVRDYEELFEEKLELLMQINNEESVTWEGQYRAPLKNAQILPQPKNGKLPIWRAVGGPPASAIKAGYAGVPMMLTTLGGPASSFKVSVDGYREAAQRSGFDPNTLPIGTTSLFYTAENSQDALREYYPHINYGMQAINGAGYPKQQFAQSTDYRDALMVGSPQQIIEKMIYQYELYGQQRFMAQIDFGGVPYDKIQKNIELIATQILPAIKKYTTN, encoded by the coding sequence ATGAAAGAATATCGTATCGATGAAACCAAAGGAATGGAGTTTGGATTGTACTCTCTTGGAGATCATATGGGAAATCCCCATACTGGAAAAATGATATCTGCCGAGCAACGCATAGAAAATTTTATTGAAGCCGCTAAGTTATCCGAGCAAGCTGGGCTAGATGTTTTTGCACTTGGTGAAAGCCACCAAGAACATTTTACCTCGCAAGCTCATACAGTTATTTTAGGTGCAATAGCTCAAGCTACTAGCAAAATCAAAATAGCTAGTTCCTCAACAGTCTTAAGCGTTTCTGATCCTGTGCGTGTGTACGAAGATTTTGCTACCTTAGATTTAATTTCTCATGGAAGAGCAGAAATCGTTGCCGGTAGAGGGTCGCGTTTAGGAGCATATAGCTTATTAGGATATGATGTTCGAGATTACGAAGAATTATTTGAAGAAAAATTAGAGTTATTAATGCAAATCAATAATGAAGAAAGCGTAACATGGGAAGGTCAATACCGTGCACCACTAAAAAATGCACAGATTCTACCGCAACCTAAAAATGGGAAATTACCGATTTGGCGTGCTGTAGGTGGACCGCCAGCTAGTGCGATAAAAGCTGGATACGCCGGTGTACCAATGATGTTGACAACCCTAGGAGGACCAGCATCAAGTTTTAAAGTATCGGTTGATGGTTACCGTGAAGCTGCTCAAAGAAGTGGATTTGACCCGAATACCTTACCAATTGGTACAACAAGTCTTTTTTATACAGCTGAAAATTCTCAAGATGCCCTTCGAGAATATTATCCGCACATAAATTATGGTATGCAAGCTATCAATGGAGCAGGATATCCAAAACAACAATTTGCCCAATCCACCGATTACAGAGATGCTTTAATGGTAGGCAGCCCACAACAAATCATTGAAAAGATGATTTACCAATACGAGCTATACGGCCAACAACGCTTCATGGCCCAAATTGATTTCGGAGGAGTTCCTTATGATAAAATTCAAAAAAATATCGAACTTATTGCCACCCAAATCCTCCCAGCCATAAAAAAATACACAACTAACTAA
- a CDS encoding MarR family winged helix-turn-helix transcriptional regulator, translating into MKNNTLASLTWLRLIRFANQNNQLSNEFLKRFKLTSAQFDVLVQIQVYQPLTQTELAQRVTVTQGGISRMLSRLEKEGYVMRTQEWKQKSISLSSKGAQVLEKAMPEQLDFQTALFEDTLTKEELKNLYTMLTRLYKNNERKKLPPE; encoded by the coding sequence ATGAAAAATAATACACTAGCTTCACTAACTTGGCTAAGGCTCATACGTTTCGCTAATCAAAACAATCAGTTATCCAATGAATTTTTGAAACGTTTTAAATTGACAAGTGCTCAATTTGACGTGCTTGTCCAAATTCAAGTTTATCAACCTTTGACTCAAACGGAACTAGCTCAAAGAGTTACGGTTACTCAAGGAGGCATTTCCAGAATGTTATCTCGATTGGAAAAAGAAGGATATGTCATGAGGACGCAAGAATGGAAACAAAAGTCCATCAGTCTTTCGTCAAAAGGAGCACAAGTATTGGAAAAAGCAATGCCCGAGCAGTTAGATTTTCAAACAGCTTTATTTGAAGATACATTAACTAAAGAAGAACTGAAAAATCTTTATACCATGTTGACCCGACTGTATAAGAATAATGAAAGAAAAAAATTGCCACCAGAATAA